The following are encoded in a window of Haloarcula laminariae genomic DNA:
- a CDS encoding DUF7571 family protein gives MQPCHNCQAVIDEYILDKQLEPLRELTVDDFNLCVDCTTIVEDACVECDGAVYVPRGETETPDYCPACRADLLKRTGRDPGWVADAASS, from the coding sequence ATGCAACCGTGCCACAACTGTCAGGCGGTCATCGACGAGTACATCCTGGATAAACAACTCGAACCCCTGCGGGAGCTGACAGTCGACGACTTCAACCTCTGTGTCGACTGTACCACCATCGTCGAGGATGCGTGCGTGGAGTGTGACGGCGCGGTCTACGTGCCACGCGGCGAGACCGAGACGCCGGACTACTGCCCGGCGTGTCGGGCGGACCTGCTCAAACGGACCGGTCGGGACCCGGGCTGGGTCGCCGACGCGGCGTCGAGCTGA
- a CDS encoding YgaP family membrane protein has product MDESKNVGGRDRLGRFLVAAVLSIAAVRWLRGGKRLRGLLAGVGALGFGFNATTGYCGVNDALDIDTTADSEEVSIDFDESDGGKSETTADAGATQVREHYLTCAACGEPIVAGQSRGPNEDDDIVHDDCP; this is encoded by the coding sequence ATGGACGAATCCAAGAACGTCGGCGGCCGAGACCGCCTCGGTCGTTTCCTGGTTGCTGCCGTGCTGAGTATCGCCGCGGTCCGATGGCTACGTGGCGGAAAGCGGCTCCGCGGGCTGCTGGCCGGCGTCGGGGCGCTGGGCTTTGGGTTCAACGCCACCACCGGCTACTGCGGCGTCAACGACGCGCTGGACATCGACACGACCGCCGACAGCGAGGAAGTCAGCATCGACTTCGACGAGTCGGACGGTGGGAAGTCGGAGACGACCGCCGATGCGGGTGCGACGCAGGTCCGGGAACACTACCTCACCTGTGCAGCCTGTGGCGAGCCCATCGTCGCGGGCCAGTCCCGCGGGCCGAACGAGGACGACGACATCGTCCACGACGACTGCCCCTGA
- a CDS encoding valine--tRNA ligase translates to MSDTQDPPTEEPTDDQLTGEYDPDDIESKWQDHWVTEDTYAYDGDADTRFSIDTPPPTVSGNLHMGHLYQFTLQDFVARYRRMAEDTVYFPFGYDDNGIASERLTERELDIRHQDFERREFQKKCRDVCDTYEAEFTEDVQSLAISVDWDNTYKTIAPDVQRASQLSFLDLYEKGREYRQRAPTIWCPDCETAISQVEQEDEDKATKFNDIEFELVADSEGPITWDETFTISTTRPELLPACVSVFVHPDDDENQHLVGGTARVPLFGQEVPIIADERVDMETGSGLVMCCTFGDQNDIEWYQAHDLDLRLAIDESATMTEVAGEYEGMHTTEAREAIIEDLDDEGYLLESRDHDHTVQVHERCGVEVEYLVTEQWYIEMLDKKDEYLEAGREMDWFPEKMFSRYQHWIEGLEWDWCISRQRDSGIPIPVWYCADCGEPVMARKADLPVDPLSDDPPVDACPECGHDDLTPEEDVFDTWATSSLTPLVNAGWDWDEGSEDFTWDNPELYPFDLRPQGHDIISFWLFHTVVKCYEHTGEVPFESVMINGMVLDENREAMSKSKGNVIPPSEVLENFPVDAARYWAAGTSIGDDFPYKEGDLEAGERLLQKLWNASRLVDQLTPAQRPAEPDELSAVDRWLLAELDDTVESVTEKFEDYAFSKARNELRSFFWNTFCDDYLEIAKQRLSDGGDASTEYTLLTAHRTFLKLFAPFLPHITEELWERLYGDGDSVHTTDWPVAGGYEADLEAGETAMEVVSALRRYKTENGLPLNADLDHVEVYGHVAGFEDAIAEAMHVERLDVFEDDPDITTEISGIDLDYSVVGPEFGSDVGAIDSGIESGDYEIDGDTLVVADEFELGADLFEVEESRTYSGEGEMTETESAVVVVR, encoded by the coding sequence ATGAGTGACACACAGGACCCACCGACCGAGGAACCGACCGACGACCAGCTCACCGGGGAGTACGACCCCGACGACATCGAATCCAAGTGGCAGGACCACTGGGTCACCGAGGACACCTACGCCTACGACGGGGACGCCGACACCCGCTTCTCTATCGACACGCCGCCGCCGACGGTGTCGGGCAACCTCCACATGGGCCACCTCTACCAGTTCACCCTGCAGGACTTCGTGGCCCGCTACCGGCGGATGGCCGAGGACACCGTCTACTTCCCCTTCGGCTACGACGACAACGGCATCGCCTCGGAGCGCCTGACCGAGCGGGAACTGGACATCCGACACCAGGACTTCGAGCGCCGGGAGTTCCAGAAGAAGTGCCGGGACGTCTGTGACACCTACGAGGCGGAGTTCACAGAGGACGTCCAGTCGCTCGCTATCTCGGTCGACTGGGACAACACCTACAAGACCATCGCGCCGGACGTCCAGCGGGCCTCCCAGCTGTCCTTCCTCGACCTCTACGAGAAGGGGCGGGAGTACCGCCAGCGCGCGCCGACCATCTGGTGTCCCGACTGCGAGACCGCGATTTCGCAGGTCGAACAGGAGGACGAGGACAAGGCCACGAAGTTCAACGACATCGAGTTCGAACTGGTGGCCGACAGCGAGGGCCCCATCACGTGGGACGAGACGTTCACCATCTCCACGACGCGCCCGGAGCTGCTGCCCGCCTGCGTCTCCGTCTTCGTCCACCCCGACGACGACGAGAACCAGCACCTCGTCGGCGGCACCGCGCGGGTCCCGCTGTTCGGCCAGGAGGTCCCCATCATCGCCGACGAGCGCGTCGACATGGAGACCGGTTCCGGCCTCGTGATGTGCTGTACCTTCGGCGACCAGAACGACATCGAGTGGTACCAGGCCCACGACCTGGACCTGCGGCTGGCCATCGACGAGTCCGCGACGATGACCGAGGTCGCCGGCGAGTACGAGGGCATGCACACGACCGAGGCCCGCGAGGCCATCATCGAGGACCTCGACGACGAGGGCTACCTGCTCGAATCCCGGGACCACGACCACACCGTCCAGGTCCACGAGCGCTGTGGCGTCGAGGTCGAGTACCTCGTCACCGAGCAGTGGTACATCGAGATGCTCGACAAGAAAGACGAGTACCTGGAGGCGGGCCGGGAGATGGACTGGTTCCCGGAGAAGATGTTCAGCCGCTACCAGCACTGGATAGAGGGCCTGGAGTGGGACTGGTGTATCTCCCGCCAGCGCGACTCGGGCATCCCCATCCCCGTCTGGTACTGCGCGGACTGTGGCGAACCGGTCATGGCCCGGAAGGCCGACCTCCCGGTCGACCCGCTGTCGGACGACCCGCCGGTCGACGCCTGCCCCGAGTGTGGCCACGACGACCTGACCCCCGAGGAGGACGTCTTCGACACGTGGGCGACCTCCTCGCTGACGCCGCTTGTCAACGCCGGCTGGGACTGGGACGAGGGGAGCGAGGACTTCACCTGGGACAATCCCGAGCTCTACCCGTTCGACCTCCGCCCGCAGGGCCACGACATCATCTCCTTCTGGCTGTTCCACACCGTCGTCAAGTGCTACGAGCACACCGGCGAGGTCCCGTTCGAGTCGGTCATGATAAACGGGATGGTCCTCGACGAGAACCGCGAGGCGATGTCCAAGTCGAAGGGCAACGTCATCCCGCCCAGCGAAGTGCTGGAGAACTTCCCGGTCGACGCCGCCCGCTACTGGGCCGCCGGCACCTCCATCGGCGACGACTTCCCGTACAAGGAGGGCGACCTCGAAGCCGGCGAGCGCCTGCTCCAGAAGCTCTGGAACGCCTCCCGGCTGGTCGACCAGCTCACGCCGGCCCAGCGCCCCGCCGAGCCCGACGAGCTCTCGGCGGTCGACCGCTGGCTGCTCGCGGAGCTTGACGACACCGTCGAGTCGGTCACCGAGAAGTTCGAGGACTACGCCTTCTCGAAGGCCCGCAACGAACTGCGCTCGTTCTTCTGGAACACCTTCTGTGACGACTACCTCGAGATCGCGAAACAGCGCCTCTCCGACGGCGGCGACGCGTCCACCGAGTACACGCTGCTGACGGCCCACCGGACGTTCCTCAAGCTGTTCGCGCCGTTCCTCCCGCACATCACGGAGGAGCTGTGGGAGCGCCTCTACGGCGATGGCGACTCCGTCCACACCACCGACTGGCCGGTCGCGGGCGGCTACGAGGCCGATCTGGAAGCCGGCGAGACGGCCATGGAAGTCGTCTCCGCGCTACGCCGGTACAAGACCGAGAACGGGCTGCCGCTGAACGCCGACCTCGACCACGTCGAGGTGTACGGCCACGTCGCAGGGTTCGAGGACGCCATCGCCGAAGCGATGCACGTCGAGCGACTGGACGTTTTCGAGGACGACCCCGACATCACGACCGAGATAAGCGGTATCGACCTCGACTACTCCGTCGTCGGCCCCGAGTTCGGTAGCGACGTGGGCGCCATCGATTCGGGTATCGAGTCGGGCGACTACGAGATAGACGGCGACACGCTGGTCGTCGCCGACGAGTTCGAACTCGGCGCCGACCTCTTCGAGGTCGAGGAGTCACGCACCTACTCCGGCGAGGGCGAGATGACCGAGACCGAGAGCGCGGTCGTCGTGGTGCGGTAA
- the pdxS gene encoding pyridoxal 5'-phosphate synthase lyase subunit PdxS codes for MPEATDLEDLRRGTDLVKRGFAKMQKGGVIMDVVTPEQARIAEDVGAVAVMNLEAVPADIRKRGGVARMADPASLEAVIDEVSIPVMGKARIGHRKEAEILEAAGADMLDESEVLTPADDRYHIDKREFTAPFVCGARNLQEALRRIDEGAAMIRTKGEAGTGDVNQAVHHQRNIKGSIRKLEGMSHEEREKWAREHEAPADLVHETADMGRLPVVNFAAGGIATPADAALMMHHGCDGIFVGSGIFGAEDPEAMGTAIVEAVNNWDDAEKLTEISKNVGKGMKGDANADLPEEEKLQGRGV; via the coding sequence ATGCCTGAAGCTACCGATCTGGAGGACCTCCGCCGCGGCACTGACCTGGTCAAGCGCGGCTTCGCGAAGATGCAGAAGGGCGGCGTCATCATGGACGTCGTCACGCCCGAGCAGGCCCGCATCGCCGAGGACGTCGGCGCGGTGGCCGTGATGAACCTCGAAGCGGTGCCGGCGGACATCCGGAAGCGGGGCGGCGTCGCGCGGATGGCCGACCCGGCCTCGCTGGAGGCGGTCATCGACGAGGTCTCCATCCCGGTGATGGGCAAGGCCCGCATCGGCCACCGGAAGGAGGCCGAGATTCTCGAAGCGGCGGGCGCGGACATGCTCGACGAGAGCGAGGTCCTGACGCCGGCCGACGACCGCTACCACATCGACAAGCGCGAGTTCACCGCGCCGTTCGTCTGTGGCGCGCGCAACCTCCAGGAGGCGCTGCGCCGCATCGACGAGGGCGCGGCGATGATTCGGACCAAGGGCGAGGCCGGCACCGGCGACGTGAACCAGGCCGTCCACCACCAGCGCAACATCAAGGGGTCGATTCGCAAGCTCGAAGGGATGAGCCACGAGGAGCGCGAGAAGTGGGCCCGCGAGCATGAGGCGCCCGCGGACCTCGTCCACGAGACCGCCGACATGGGCCGCCTGCCGGTCGTGAACTTCGCCGCCGGCGGCATCGCGACGCCGGCCGACGCCGCCCTGATGATGCACCACGGCTGTGACGGCATCTTCGTCGGCTCGGGCATCTTCGGCGCCGAGGACCCCGAGGCGATGGGCACCGCCATCGTCGAGGCCGTCAACAACTGGGACGACGCCGAGAAACTGACCGAGATATCCAAGAACGTCGGCAAGGGGATGAAAGGCGACGCGAACGCAGACCTCCCCGAGGAAGAGAAGCTTCAGGGCCGCGGCGTCTGA
- a CDS encoding sodium:solute symporter family protein, translating into MAETALQLGIVGAYMVVALAVGVVAYRLTDRTAEDYYLASRTLGTVVLLFTTFATLLSAFTFFGGPNLAYSAGPEWILVMGLMDGVIFAVLWYVLGYKQWLVGKRHGYVTLGEMLGDRFGSTRLRIVVAGVSLVWLFPYVMLQQKGAGQAIVGLTGGAVPFWVGAGGITLFMVLYVALSGMRGVAWTDTLQGLFMLSLVWVAVAWVLSAVGGAGEATALLAAEQPDFLGLGGGLYTPQYIVSSAVSIGFGVTMFPQINQRFFAAGSKKVLKRTFALWPILVVLLFVPAFMLGAWAAGLGVAVPEGGNVIPAILSEYTPTWFAALVIAGAMAAMMSSSDSMLLSGSSYLTRDLYRPLTGRDDDSDERTDRREALVARVGVVAFATCSFVASLYTPGTLVQIGDTAFSGFAQLTVPVALALYWQGTTRSGMFAGVLGSQLFYVLHVFPVLSTLSGLAGVGVALPATYLGWTPGVVGILVGALLTVGVSLVTAPGATEDRSAYAVSGVEGD; encoded by the coding sequence GTGGCTGAGACGGCGCTCCAGTTGGGCATCGTCGGCGCGTACATGGTCGTCGCGCTCGCGGTCGGCGTCGTCGCCTACCGCCTGACCGACCGGACCGCCGAGGACTACTACCTCGCGAGCCGGACGCTGGGGACCGTCGTCCTCCTGTTTACGACCTTCGCGACGCTGCTGTCGGCGTTTACCTTCTTCGGCGGCCCGAACCTCGCCTACAGCGCGGGTCCCGAGTGGATTCTCGTCATGGGGCTGATGGACGGCGTCATCTTCGCCGTCCTCTGGTACGTGCTGGGGTACAAGCAGTGGCTGGTAGGCAAGCGCCACGGCTACGTGACGCTGGGCGAGATGCTCGGCGACCGGTTCGGTTCGACGCGGCTCCGGATCGTCGTCGCCGGCGTCAGCCTGGTCTGGCTGTTCCCGTACGTGATGCTCCAGCAGAAGGGCGCGGGCCAGGCCATCGTCGGGCTCACCGGCGGCGCGGTCCCGTTCTGGGTCGGCGCGGGTGGTATCACCCTGTTCATGGTGCTGTACGTCGCCCTCTCGGGGATGCGCGGCGTCGCCTGGACCGACACGCTCCAGGGGCTCTTTATGCTCTCGCTCGTCTGGGTCGCGGTCGCCTGGGTCCTCTCGGCCGTCGGGGGCGCCGGCGAGGCCACAGCCCTGCTCGCGGCCGAACAGCCGGACTTCCTCGGCCTGGGCGGCGGGCTCTACACCCCCCAGTACATCGTTTCGTCGGCGGTGAGCATCGGCTTCGGCGTGACGATGTTCCCCCAGATAAACCAGCGCTTCTTCGCCGCCGGCTCGAAGAAGGTCCTCAAGCGCACGTTCGCGCTGTGGCCGATACTGGTCGTGTTGCTGTTCGTCCCGGCCTTCATGCTCGGGGCGTGGGCGGCCGGGCTGGGCGTGGCTGTCCCGGAGGGCGGCAACGTCATCCCGGCGATACTGAGCGAGTACACGCCGACGTGGTTCGCCGCCCTGGTCATCGCCGGCGCGATGGCCGCGATGATGTCCTCCAGCGACTCCATGCTGCTGTCGGGGTCGTCGTATCTGACACGGGACCTCTACCGGCCCCTGACCGGCCGCGACGACGACAGCGACGAGCGGACCGACCGCCGCGAGGCGCTCGTCGCCCGCGTTGGCGTGGTCGCCTTCGCCACGTGCTCCTTCGTCGCGAGCCTATACACGCCGGGGACGCTGGTCCAGATCGGCGACACCGCCTTCAGCGGCTTCGCACAGCTCACCGTCCCGGTCGCGCTGGCGCTGTACTGGCAGGGGACCACCCGGAGCGGGATGTTCGCCGGCGTCCTCGGCAGCCAGCTGTTCTACGTCCTGCACGTCTTTCCCGTCCTCTCGACGCTTTCGGGGCTGGCCGGCGTCGGCGTCGCCCTCCCGGCGACGTATCTCGGCTGGACGCCCGGCGTCGTCGGCATCCTCGTCGGCGCCCTGCTGACGGTCGGCGTCTCGCTGGTGACGGCGCCCGGCGCGACCGAAGACCGGAGCGCCTACGCCGTCTCCGGCGTTGAGGGCGACTGA
- a CDS encoding DUF1405 domain-containing protein, giving the protein MSVLGRTGERIESLVARYFDAPLPESEGLPAYVAPLPEWLENIGLRLAWPIAIVNLVGTLFGFWYYAGRPLNLSPPLLGGQLGAATPLAYPLIPDSPVATLFIGLSFAAWKLDWDLQWLHALAFFGCIKLGLWTPYVQLVINGPGDIPVWLYWFLILSHLAMAVEAFLIHRYASFSVPAVAAAAFWYGFNDVVDYFVPVLGGPHHTWLRAEPLVGPLTFDHTVPAHDLAAGWAVVLTLLATFLALATRVEKVRRS; this is encoded by the coding sequence ATGTCGGTTCTGGGCCGGACCGGTGAGCGAATCGAGTCGCTCGTCGCCCGGTACTTCGACGCACCGCTGCCCGAATCGGAGGGGCTCCCGGCCTACGTCGCGCCGCTGCCCGAGTGGCTCGAAAACATCGGCCTGCGACTGGCCTGGCCCATCGCAATCGTCAACCTCGTCGGGACGCTGTTTGGCTTCTGGTACTACGCCGGCCGGCCGCTGAACCTCTCGCCGCCGCTGCTGGGCGGGCAGCTGGGCGCCGCCACGCCGCTCGCGTATCCGCTGATTCCGGACTCGCCGGTCGCGACGCTGTTCATCGGCCTCTCCTTTGCGGCGTGGAAGCTCGACTGGGACCTCCAGTGGCTCCACGCGCTGGCCTTCTTCGGCTGTATCAAGCTCGGCCTCTGGACCCCCTACGTCCAGCTGGTCATCAACGGCCCGGGGGATATCCCGGTCTGGCTCTACTGGTTCCTGATTCTCTCCCATCTGGCGATGGCCGTCGAGGCGTTTCTCATCCACCGCTACGCGTCGTTTTCGGTCCCGGCAGTCGCAGCGGCCGCCTTCTGGTACGGCTTCAACGACGTCGTGGACTACTTCGTCCCGGTCCTGGGCGGCCCGCATCACACCTGGCTGCGCGCCGAACCGCTCGTCGGTCCGCTGACCTTCGACCACACCGTCCCCGCCCACGACCTCGCGGCGGGCTGGGCGGTCGTGTTGACGCTTCTCGCCACCTTCCTGGCGCTCGCGACGCGGGTCGAGAAAGTCAGGCGGTCCTGA
- a CDS encoding DUF3311 domain-containing protein: MSTVRTVGWAVVALVLMALAVPWFLWGEAGTAAGLPVWLWWHIGWMALTSVVFAVFARTDWGLGIEEVGPRG, from the coding sequence ATGAGTACCGTTCGAACCGTCGGGTGGGCTGTCGTCGCGCTGGTGCTGATGGCGTTGGCCGTGCCGTGGTTCCTCTGGGGCGAGGCGGGAACCGCCGCCGGGCTCCCGGTGTGGCTGTGGTGGCACATCGGCTGGATGGCCCTCACAAGCGTCGTCTTCGCCGTCTTCGCGCGCACTGACTGGGGCCTCGGCATCGAGGAGGTGGGCCCGCGTGGCTGA
- a CDS encoding peroxiredoxin family protein, producing the protein MSLENEEAPEFTLESTAGGEVTLSNRLEDGPAVVLINRGHWCSFCAEQLGTFSEVSYDLWFNDDVDILPVVTDPVADLVEMRDRFGYDFQLLADPDGEVADQYSGTEETSHGLTGIAATYVVDTDGVVRYEQVADHPADRTYGNWVRYFVRDDFEDPFGA; encoded by the coding sequence ATGTCACTCGAAAATGAGGAGGCCCCGGAGTTCACGCTCGAAAGCACCGCCGGCGGCGAGGTCACGCTGTCGAATCGCCTCGAGGACGGTCCCGCAGTCGTCCTCATCAACCGCGGCCACTGGTGTAGCTTCTGTGCCGAACAGCTCGGGACGTTCAGCGAGGTATCCTACGACCTCTGGTTCAACGACGACGTGGACATTCTCCCCGTAGTCACCGACCCGGTCGCCGACCTCGTCGAGATGCGCGACCGGTTCGGCTACGATTTCCAATTGCTCGCCGACCCCGACGGCGAGGTGGCTGACCAGTACAGCGGCACCGAGGAGACCAGCCACGGGCTCACCGGCATCGCCGCGACGTACGTCGTCGACACGGATGGGGTCGTCCGCTACGAGCAAGTGGCCGACCACCCCGCCGACCGGACCTACGGGAACTGGGTGCGATACTTCGTCCGCGACGACTTCGAGGACCCCTTCGGGGCATAG
- a CDS encoding choice-of-anchor I family protein → MSEDTETNRREFLGLLGGTAAVTAAGTVSGAELFSGRAASASQTGSGVSLSHLGRYSTGMYDEGAAEIPTYDPDTQRLFVVNGSVAGIDVLDVSDPANPTKEDTISVGMGGANNVSVHDGTLAAAVEAETTQDNGSVAFYDASDLTELGSVEVGPLPDMVTFADGGDYVLTANEGEPNDDYSRDPAGSVSVVDVSGGVDAATAQTASFTPFDGQEESLRDRGIRIYGPDASASEDLEPEYIATDGTTAYVTLQENNALAIVDIAAAEVSELKALGYKDFSAPENALDAIEDDSIDIATQPLYGMYQPDAIEAYSTGGETYLVAANEGDAREYAAMFETGVLKQVDGQWGLDATEDDGDNIDVEVDASGFADGVLESLAGLEVTTEYGDTDGDGVLEELHLFGARSFSVHDTDGNRVYESGDTLEQLVATEQPEQFNSDDDENGRDAESVASGPEPEGITVGSVGGTPHAFVGLEEVSAVTTFDVSDPQAPENVDYTNTRNFDVGPEDDIEEGSMAADAAGDLSPEGLAFVPAADSPIDDAMLAVSYEVSGTTSLYRVSAGQGSEGDSETGQSTPASTDEDAMAQAEDTPAGTPTGTGTSGGSGPGFGTIATLGGLSVGGWLADRRRDDTE, encoded by the coding sequence ATGTCCGAAGACACGGAAACGAATCGCAGGGAGTTTCTGGGGTTGCTCGGCGGCACAGCTGCCGTCACCGCTGCCGGAACTGTCTCCGGAGCGGAGCTATTCTCCGGCCGAGCTGCGTCGGCGAGCCAGACGGGAAGCGGCGTCTCGCTGTCCCATCTCGGCCGCTACAGCACCGGCATGTACGACGAAGGGGCCGCGGAAATCCCCACGTACGACCCGGACACGCAGCGTCTGTTCGTCGTCAACGGGAGCGTCGCCGGCATCGACGTACTTGACGTGAGCGACCCGGCGAACCCCACGAAAGAGGACACCATCAGCGTCGGCATGGGCGGCGCGAACAACGTCTCCGTCCACGATGGGACTCTCGCCGCGGCCGTCGAGGCCGAGACCACACAGGACAACGGGTCGGTCGCGTTCTACGACGCGTCGGACCTGACCGAGCTTGGGAGCGTCGAAGTCGGCCCGCTGCCGGACATGGTCACGTTCGCCGACGGGGGCGACTACGTGCTGACGGCCAACGAGGGGGAACCGAACGACGACTACAGCAGGGACCCCGCCGGCTCGGTGAGCGTCGTCGACGTCTCCGGCGGCGTCGACGCCGCCACCGCCCAAACGGCGTCGTTCACGCCGTTCGACGGGCAGGAGGAGTCGCTCCGCGACCGCGGCATCCGCATCTACGGCCCCGACGCCAGCGCTTCGGAGGACCTCGAACCGGAGTACATCGCCACCGACGGCACGACGGCCTACGTCACGCTCCAGGAGAACAACGCGTTGGCCATCGTCGACATCGCGGCCGCCGAAGTCTCGGAGCTCAAGGCGCTTGGCTACAAGGACTTCTCGGCCCCGGAGAACGCGCTCGACGCCATCGAGGACGACAGTATCGACATCGCGACCCAGCCGCTGTACGGGATGTACCAGCCCGACGCCATCGAGGCGTATTCGACCGGCGGCGAGACGTATCTCGTCGCGGCCAACGAGGGCGACGCCCGCGAGTACGCCGCGATGTTCGAGACCGGCGTCCTGAAACAGGTCGACGGTCAGTGGGGCCTCGACGCAACGGAAGACGACGGCGACAACATCGACGTCGAGGTCGACGCCAGCGGGTTCGCCGACGGCGTCCTCGAATCCCTGGCCGGGCTAGAGGTGACGACCGAGTACGGTGATACCGACGGCGACGGCGTGCTCGAAGAGCTCCACCTCTTCGGGGCGCGGTCGTTCTCGGTCCACGACACAGACGGGAACCGCGTCTACGAGAGCGGCGACACGCTGGAGCAACTGGTCGCGACCGAACAGCCCGAGCAGTTCAACAGCGACGACGACGAGAACGGCCGGGACGCCGAGAGCGTCGCCAGCGGCCCCGAACCCGAAGGGATAACCGTCGGCTCCGTCGGCGGGACGCCCCACGCGTTCGTCGGCCTCGAAGAGGTCAGTGCCGTCACGACCTTCGACGTGAGCGACCCGCAGGCGCCGGAGAACGTCGACTACACCAACACCAGGAACTTCGACGTCGGCCCGGAAGACGACATCGAGGAGGGGTCGATGGCCGCCGACGCGGCCGGGGACCTCTCGCCGGAGGGACTCGCGTTCGTCCCCGCGGCCGACAGCCCCATCGACGACGCGATGCTGGCCGTCAGCTACGAGGTCAGCGGAACGACGTCGCTGTATCGCGTGAGTGCAGGACAGGGGAGTGAGGGCGACAGCGAGACGGGCCAGTCGACGCCGGCCTCGACCGACGAGGACGCGATGGCCCAGGCCGAGGACACTCCCGCGGGCACGCCGACGGGGACCGGGACCTCCGGCGGGTCCGGCCCCGGCTTCGGCACCATCGCGACGCTGGGCGGGTTGAGCGTGGGCGGCTGGCTGGCCGACCGGCGGCGCGACGACACGGAGTGA
- a CDS encoding DUF6293 family protein, whose protein sequence is MQTHIVPVGFDYDRLIAPLVREQLDVDRVILLEGAVGSEANVEYSRNLAEKLEKDYENLLGAETERVVVADVYDYDEAFEQAFALINAELDSGSEVWVNVSAMPRTVSFAFATAAHSIMVEREGDRERIHTYYTVPEKYLETELAEELRRQVDLLEELREGGAVDDRIDDRLSTALDLLDEFDERGTTIGAKEIDGSHIVELPVASFSNVKPFEEVILFTLGEHGEFESVSELAQALARDMGEEYTDSFRSKVIYNVDRLGPGGKGYIEQEDHGKSYRTKLSRIGELWVRAHSAEDRDADLP, encoded by the coding sequence ATGCAGACCCACATCGTCCCGGTCGGCTTCGACTACGACCGGCTCATCGCGCCGCTGGTGCGCGAGCAACTCGACGTGGACCGCGTCATCCTGCTGGAGGGGGCGGTCGGGTCCGAGGCCAACGTGGAGTACTCGCGCAACCTCGCGGAGAAGCTGGAGAAGGACTACGAGAACCTGCTCGGGGCCGAGACCGAGCGGGTCGTGGTCGCCGACGTCTACGACTACGACGAGGCCTTCGAGCAGGCCTTCGCACTCATCAACGCCGAACTCGACTCGGGCAGCGAGGTGTGGGTCAACGTCTCGGCGATGCCCCGGACGGTCTCGTTTGCCTTCGCTACGGCGGCCCACTCCATCATGGTCGAGCGGGAGGGCGACCGCGAGCGAATCCACACCTACTACACGGTCCCCGAGAAGTACCTGGAGACCGAACTCGCCGAGGAGCTTCGCCGGCAGGTCGACCTGCTGGAGGAGCTCCGGGAGGGCGGGGCCGTCGACGACCGAATCGACGACCGGCTCTCGACGGCGCTGGACCTGCTGGACGAGTTCGACGAGCGCGGGACGACCATCGGGGCCAAGGAGATAGACGGCTCCCACATCGTCGAACTGCCCGTGGCCTCCTTCTCGAACGTCAAACCCTTCGAGGAGGTCATCCTCTTCACCCTGGGCGAGCACGGGGAGTTCGAGTCCGTCTCCGAACTCGCGCAGGCGCTGGCCCGCGACATGGGCGAGGAGTACACAGACTCCTTCCGCTCGAAGGTCATCTACAACGTCGACCGGCTGGGCCCCGGCGGCAAGGGGTACATCGAACAGGAGGACCACGGGAAGTCCTACCGGACCAAGCTATCGCGAATCGGGGAGCTGTGGGTCCGGGCCCACTCCGCGGAGGACCGCGACGCTGACCTGCCGTAA